GCTGCACGTGCCAGAGCTTCTGCCCGGTCATAGTCTTCCTGAGCTGTTGCCACGGCGGTAAGCATCGGCAGAAGACCCAAGGTAGTCACTGCTGCATCATAAGGTTCCTCCTTGAGGGTTTTGAGGAGACTCTTGATTTCAGCAGTTGCGACATCGTTGGTATGCTTGGTGATGTCCTTATACTTCGCAAGGACTGGCGTTAGGGTTTCGTGGGCAGCTTTGAGATTGGGCTCCTTGATTTTGGCAAAGCCCCTATGCAAGGTAAACAGTCCGACTAGGGCACTGTCCCGCTCCTTATCCACTTCTGCTAGACTCAAGGTTTGTTTATTTTCTACGCTGGCCAACTGGGCTTGGAATTGCTCCAGCTTACTGTCAAAGACTTCAAGATGATCATCATACATAGCCTCATCCTTGTAGGACTTGGCAAAGCTAGTGAGAACCTGATGAGAGTCCGTCATCAAGCTTTCAAACTCACGGTTAGTAAAGTTGCTGTAAGGCAAGGGGCGAATGGTGTAGGTTTTTGTCATAATAATCCTTTCCAAAAATATGATAAAACAAGTATAGCATGTGGTGATAAATCTTTGGCAAGGATGCCCTGAAATGTTATTTTTAAAACCCGAAAGAGCATTTTCCTCTTTTTCAAAGAAAAAAGACAGCAAAAATCCCCATCTGATTGCTAGTAAACCTTCCGACGGGGACTATTTGTCTATAAAAAACGAATCATCCGAGCATTCAAGACTTAGAATACCTAGAAACTTTAGTGATTAGTGTCATCCTAGACATAGAATGCCAATCAATTTTAGTAAATCCTGTCATTCGAAGGATAGATTATTTGGAAATTTTCATAAATAGGGCTATCTAAAAGCTAGATTCCCTCCAAATTTTAGTAAGGAAGACGATTCGACTCCTAGATTGGAGTAGGACGTTGATAAATGATATTGACTGAAGCCTTGACTGCTTCTTTTCTTCCTTATC
This Streptococcus anginosus DNA region includes the following protein-coding sequences:
- a CDS encoding DUF6261 family protein, giving the protein MTKTYTIRPLPYSNFTNREFESLMTDSHQVLTSFAKSYKDEAMYDDHLEVFDSKLEQFQAQLASVENKQTLSLAEVDKERDSALVGLFTLHRGFAKIKEPNLKAAHETLTPVLAKYKDITKHTNDVATAEIKSLLKTLKEEPYDAAVTTLGLLPMLTAVATAQEDYDRAEALARAAKSSKEVGKTKQLRTELSRIYDLFMRYTAASAEAYPEKLHFAKLLKDLNTIRDSKRRLSSPSKKTKTEPVVEVAG